From the Streptococcus sanguinis genome, the window TGCCGAACACAGCAGTTAAGCCCTAGAACGCCGGAAGTAGTTGGGGGTTGCCCCCTGTGAGATATGGTAGTCGCTTAGCAGTTATCCGCCATAGCTCAGTTGGTAGTAGCGCATGACTGTTAATCATGATGTCGTAGGTTCGAGTCCTACTGGCGGAGTTTCAAAGAGGTTTTTACCTCTTTTTATTTTTAGTGATAGGATATACTGGAGACAAGGTATTCTATAATCTTATTGATGAGCTATGAAACTTCTATTAGTACTTAGTGTATTCTAAAGTTTGACTTTGTATTCTTTATAGTTGAATGAAAAAAGCAGAAGTTAGTCTGAGACTAGTTTCTGCTTTTTTCATTAGGGTTTGTTTGATAAAAATGCTTCCTAAGTCTGGTCTTACTCCTGTGTTTGGGGTTCAAAGAAAGCTCGGTAAAGCGCGCGAATGGCAGCTTTTTCTTGATTTTTTTCAACAACAAACATGATGGATACTTCGCTTGAGCCTTGGGACATCATTTGAATATTGATGTTATTTTCTGAAAGAGCTTTGGTTGCAGTGGAAGTTACACCAATATGACTTTTCATTTTTTCGCCGACAATCATGATAATGGAAAGGTCGTGTTCAATTTCTGCATGATCAACCTCTGCTTTTTGGACAAGTTGGCGAAGAATTTCTTCCTCTTTGATAGGAGTTAATTCGCGCTCGCGCAAGATAATGGAAAGGTCATCAATTCCTGTAGGCATGTGCTCCCAACCAATATTCAGGTCTTCTAGAATTTGAAGGACACGTCTACCAAAGCCGATTTCTCTGTTCATCAGGTACTTGGACATGTTAATGCTGACAAATCCTGCATCTCCAGCAATGCCAACGACAGGAAGATGGTCTTTACTGTGTTTATGAACAATTTGTGTTCCAGGATGTTCTGGATTGTTGGTATTTTTAATAACCAGCGGAATTTTGCCACGGTAAGCTGGAAGCAGAGCTTCATCATGGAGAACTGTAAAGCCTGCATAAGCTAATTCACGCATTTCCCGATAGGTTAGCTCAGGAATGGAATGTGGTTTGTGAACGATGCCAGGATGGGCGGCAAAGATTCCGTCAACATCAGTAAAGTTCTCATAAACATCTGCTTTGACTCCCGCAGCAATGATAGAGCCCGTAATATCAGAACCCCCGCGAGAGAAAGTGCAGATTTGTCCATCTTGAGTTACACCAAAGAAACCAGGAATAACTAGAACTTCATCAGAATTGTTGAGTTCTTCAATCTTATCATAGCTGGAAGGGAGAATTCGAGCATTGCCAGGCTCACTGGAAACGACGAGTCCTGCTTCTCTCGGATGTACATAGCTAGCTGGAACGCCATTTTGACTGAAATAAGCTGCAATTAATTTGGCGTTGTTGTTTTCTCCTGCAGCAAGAAAAGTATCATAAAGAAATGCATTATCTTCAATTGGCAAAGTAGCAAGGCTTGTGATGCTTTTGGAAATTTTCTCCAGAACTTTTGGTTTCAAACCAAGTTCTGCCACCATATCTGCATAGCGATTGATAATCCACTGTTGGTTTGGTGTGACATCATTTCCTGCAATATACTCTCGGTAATATTTAATCAGGGCATCGGTTACTTTGATATCGTCATCATGGCGTTTTCCTGGCGCTGATACTACAACAAATCGACGTTCAGGATCAGATTTGACAATGTTCAAAACTTTTTCTAATTGAGTCGCAGAAGCCAGTGAACTTCCACCAAATTTTACAACTTTCATTGGTTCTCCTATCTTATTTTAAAAATTATAACAAAATTCTGAAAATTATTCAAACGCTGTTTTTATACTATTTTTATCCAAATTATTACTTTCACACTTCAAATTTGAAGACCATCTAATTTTTCCCATTTTTTATTTCCTTTCTTTTATATTTTATGATAAAATATAAGTTGTGTATAATTTGAATATCAAATTATTTAAGAATAAAACAAAACGGCTGATTTGAAATCGGGTCGGGAATGGAGCTGAAATGACATTTAATGGAATTCTCTATCATGTAGCAGATGAGGTAGCAACGATTACTTTTAATCGCCCTGAAGTTTCAAATGGCTTTAATATTCCTATGTGTGAGGAAATTTTAGAGGCTATTGAACTTGCTGCTAAGGATGAGTCCGTCAAATTTTTAGTTATCAATGCTAATGGTAAGGTTTTTTCAGTGGGTGGGGATTTGGCTGAGATGCAGAGAGCTGTCAGTGATGATGACGTCCAATCCTTGGTGAAAATCGCAGAACTGGTGAATGATATTTCCTTTGCTATGAAGCGTCTGCCTAAGCCGGTTATCATGAGTGTTGATGGCCCTGTTGCTGGTGCGGCTGCTAATATGGTCGTTGCAGCAGATTTCTGTATTGCCACTGAAAAATCCCGTTTCATTCAGGCCTTTGTTGGGGTTGGTCTGGCGCCAGATGCTGGTGGTCTTTTCTTACTGACTCGTGCTATCGGGGTAACTCGGGCGACCCATCTGGTTATGACTGGGGAAGCTCTGACTGCAGAGAAAGCTCTGGATTACGGCTTGCTTTATAAAGTCTGTGAAACAGAGAAATTGGAAAAAACAACGGAACAGTTGCTGAAGAAGCTGAAACGTGGCTCTCTAAATTCTTACAGAGCTATGAAAGAAATGGTCTGGAAGAGTCTGTTCAGTGGCTGGTCTGAGTATGCTGAGCTAGAGTTGGAACTACAGAAATCGCTGGCTTTTACAGAAGATTTTAAAGAAGGGGTTCGGGCTTACTCTGAGAAACGTCGTCCAAACTTTACTGGTAAATAATGTATCGGTTCAAGGTTGCTTATTTTGCAAGTTGTTTACAAAAATATTTGAAAATCAAATTAATTTTCAAAAAAGCTTGCAAATTACTTTTCTATCTGATAAAATTTGATTGTCAAAGTATTTTCTTAAGGAGGGTTGGTTTTGAATTTTCAGTTAGTAAATGATTACTTAACGTCTATTTTCAATAATGTCTTGGTTATTGAAGAATCGAGCCTAAGAAGCAGTCGCTTCAACGACGTCTCCATTAAGGAAATGCATACGATAGATGTCATCGGCACAACCCCAAATGCTACTCCAAGTGATATATCACGAGAATTGATGGTTACCTTGGGGACTGTTACGACCAGTTTGAATAATCTGGAGCGTAAGGGGTATATTGAGCGGCGTCGGTCGGAAGTTGATCGTCGTGTGGTGCATCTGAATTTGACAAAGAATGGGCGGCTTTTGTATCGTCTTCATAAGCGATTCCACAACCGCATGGTCATGCAGGTAGTGGATGGGATGAGTCCAGAAGAGAGACAAGTGATGCAAAAGGGCCTGCAAAATTTATATAGTTTCCTAGAGGATTTGAAATAATGAACTATGCTAAGATTAGCCAGGTGGCTCATTATGCTCCCCGTCAGGTTGTCAGCAATGATGATCTAGCCGAGATTATGGATACCAGTGATGAGTGGATTTCAAGTCGAACTGGGATTAAAAACCGCCATTTATCGTCAGATGAAACGACCAGTGATTTAGCTACAAAAGTAGCAGAGAATTTGCTGCAAAAGTCAGGAATTTCTGCTCAGGACCTGGACTTTATCATTGTTGCCACTATTACGCCGGATTCTTTAATGCCTTCAGCTGCTGCGAGAGTACAGGCCAATATTGGGGCTAAGAATGCATTTGCCTTTGATCTGACGGCGGCCTGCAGTGGCTTTATCTTTGCCCTATCTACTGGGGAAAAATTTATTTCTTCAGGCCGTTATCAAAAAGGTCTAGTCATAGGAAGTGAGACGCTCTCTAAGACAGTAGATTGGTCAGATCGTTCAACGGCTGTTCTCTTTGGAGATGGTGCTGGCGGTGTCCTGTTGGAAAGTGCTTCAGAACAGCATTTTTTGGTAGAAAGTCAGTTTACGGACGGATCTCGCGGAGATAGTCTGACCTGCGGAAAAATCGGTTTGTCTTCACCTTTTTCAGAAAAAAGTGAGAATCAGCCTTATCTGACAATGGACGGTAGAGCTATTTTCGACTTTGCTATTCGTGATGTTGCTCGTTCTATCAGGGAAACCATTGAAAGCAGTCAGCTTTCAGCGGAAGATTTAGATTTTCTGTTGCTGCATCAGGCCAATATCCGTATTTTGGATAAAATGGCTAAGAAGCTTGGTGTTGCGCGGGAGAAACTTCCAGCCAATATGATGGAATATGGCAATACTAGCGCTGCTAGCATCCCGATTTTATTATCTGAGTGTGTGGAGCAAGGACTGATCAAACTGAACGGAAATCAGACAATTTTGATGTCAGGTTTTGGTGGAGGTTTGACATGGGGCACGCTTATTGTTACAATTTAGTTAATCAAGTGGAAACACATGATAAAAAATATTTTATTTTTAAAGGAGTCTATCCATGGCAGTATTTGAAAAAGTACAAGAAATTATCGTTGAAGAACTTGGCAAAGAGCCATCAGAAGTTACTCTTGAGTCAACTTTCGATGATCTTGAAGCAGATTCATTGGATTTGTTCCAAGTGATTTCAGAAATTGAAGATGCATTTGACATCCAAATCGAAACTGAAGAAGGTTTGAACACAGTTGGTGATTTGGTTGCTTATGTAGAAGAAAAAACTAAATAAGCAAGTAACTGAGAGTATCGAAAGATATTCTCTCTTGTTTAGGTAATAGTTTGACTGTCAAAGTAAAGAAAATACATCTAGCGTGTGGTAGTTTGAGATCAAGCTATTACTTAAGCAATGATAAAAGGAAGGTATTATGCAAACACGTATTACAGAATTATTGAACATTGATTATCCTATTTTCCAAGGCGGAATGGCCTGGGTTGCTGATGGTGACTTGGCTGGCGCAGTTTCAAAAGCCGGTGGTCTTGGTATCATCGGTGGCGGAAATGCACCCAAGGAAGTGGTAAAGGCTAATATTGACAAGATTAAGTCTTTAACAGACCGTCCTTTCGGGGTTAACATCATGCTCCTGTCTCCTTTTGCGGACGACATTGTTGATCTCGTCATTGAAGAGGGAGTAAAAGTAGTAACAACTGGTGCGGGTAATCCAAGCAAGCACATGGCTCGTTTCCATGAAGCGGGAATTACAGTTATCCCTGTTGTGCCAAGTGTGGCCTTGGCTAAGCGGATGGAAAAAATCGGTGCGGATGCAGTCATTGCAGAAGGAATGGAAGCTGGTGGTCACATCGGGAAATTGACTACCATGTCCTTGGTTCGTCAGGTTGCAGAAGCAGTTAGCATTCCGGTTATTGCTGCTGGTGGTATTGCAGATGGTTCTGGGGCTGCGGCTGGATTTATGCTGGGAGCAGAGGCCGTTCAAGTCGGAACTCGCTTTGTCGTTGCTAAGGAATCTAATGCTCATCAGAACTACAAGAATATGATTTTGAAGGCTCGCGATATTGATACGACTATCTCTGCCCAGCATTTTGGTCATGCGGTTCGTGCTATCAAGAATAAGCTGACGCGTGATTTCGAAAAGGCAGAAAAAGAAGCCTTCAAGCAAGAAAATCCAGATTTGACTGTTTTTGAAAATCTTGGAGCTGGTGCTTTGGCCAATGCGGTTGTTCGCGGAGATGTGGAAAATGGTTCCGTCATGTCTGGTCAAATTGCTGGTTTAATCAGTAAGGAAGAAACAGTCGAAGAAATCCTCAAAGATATCTACTATGGTGCTGCTGAGAAGATTCAGCAGGAAGCAAAACGTTGGGCAGGAGTAACTAGAAATGACTAAAAGAGCCTTTCTCTTTGCCGGTCAGGGAGCGCAGTACCTTGGAATGGGGCGTGAGCTTTATGATCAGTATGAGCTTGTGCGGTCAACTTTTGATGAAGCTAGCCAAGTTCTAGGCTATGATGTCCGAGCTTTGATCGATCAAGATGAAGAAAAGCTCAATCAAACTCGCTACACGCAACCGGCTATTTTAACAACTTCAGTAGCTATTTATTGGCTCTTGGCTGATAAGGGAATCGAGCCTGATATGGTAGCAGGTCTCTCGCTTGGAGAATATTCTGCTTTGGTGGCTGCGGGCGCCCTTGATTTTAAGACTGCAGTGGGCTTGGTTGCTAAGCGTGGTAGCTTCATGGAAGAGGCAGCTCCAGCTGGTTCAGGGAAAATGGTCGCAGTTTTAAATGCAGAAGTTTCTCTCATTGAAGCGGTCTGTCAAGAAGCAAGTGCTATTGGTGTAGTCTCACCAGCCAACTATAATACGCCTAGTCAGATTGTTATTGGTGGAGAAGTGGCAGCAGTAGACAAGGCTGTGGGGCTTTTGAAAGATGCCGGCGTCAAGCGCTTAATTCCGCTCAATGTATCCGGACCTTTCCATACAGCGCTTTTAAAGCCAGCCAGTGAACGATTGGCAGAAGTATTGGAAACAGTTAAATTTTCAGGTTTTGTACGGCCATTAGTTGGAAATACTGAAGCAACTGTGATGGAAAAAGAAAGAGTCAGAGAGCTTTTGACTCGTCAGGTAATGGAGCCAGTGCGCTTTTATGACAGTATTGCTAAGATGCAGGAAGCAGGTGTGACTGAATTTATCGAAATCGGTCCTGGCAAAGTTCTGTCTGGTTTTATTAAGAAAATTGATAAATCTGCGGATGTACGCCAAGTTGAAGATGTAGAAAGTTTGAATGCTCTTCTAGAAAAATAATGAGGAATCATCATGGAATTACAAAACAAGAATGTGTTAATTACAGGGTCCGCTCGTGGGATTGGGCTGGCAATTGCGCATAAATTTGCCAGTGTCGGAGCCAATGTTATTTTAAACGGACTAAGCGGGATTTCTGATGATATTTTGGCTGAATTTGCCGGCTATTCTGGTAAAGTCGTAGCTGTTATTGGGGATGTGTCTAAATCTGCGGATGCTCAGCGGATAGTGGAAGAAGCTGTTGCGGCTCTGGGGTCTGTTGATGTATTGGTCAATAATGCTGGTATTACCCGTGATAAGCTCATGCTGAAAATGACGGAAGAAGATTTTGAGCAGGTGCTGAAAGTGAACTTGACTGGAACATTCAATATGACACAATCAGTCCTGAAACCGATGACAAAAGCTCGTCAGGGTGCTATTATCAACCTATCGAGTGTCGTTGGTTTGGCTGGAAATATCGGTCAGGCAAACTATGCAGCTTCCAAGGCCGGTCTGATTGGTTTTTCTAAGTCAGTAGCCCGTGAAGTGGCAGCGCGTAATATCCGTGTGAACTGCATTGCCCCTGGCTTTATCGCATCTGATATGACAGATGTGCTCCCAGAAAAAATTAAGGAAGCGTCTCTGGCGCTCATTCCGATGAAGCGTTTTGGTACTCCGGAAGAAGTAGCAGATGTTGCTCTCTTCTTGGCGGGTCAAGAATATCTGACAGGTCAAGTCATCACGATTGATGGCGGCTTTACTATGCAGTAAGTCACAGTTTTTGAATATTAACGAGTAGAAAATCAGTTGATTCATCTAAATAAAGGAGCTCAATATGAAACTTAATCGAGTTGTTGTAACAGGATACGGTTTAACTTCACCTATCGGAAATACTCCAGAAGAATTCTGGAATAATTTAAAAGAAGGCAATATTGGAATCGGTCCAATTACTAAATTTGATCATAGTGAATACAGTGTTCACAATGCGGCGGAAATTCAGGATTTCCCTTTTGATAAATATTTTGTCAAAAAGGATACCAACCGTTATGATAATTACACACTTTATGCGATTTATGCTTCTCAGGAAGCGGTTAACAATGCTCACTTAGATGTAGATGCGTTGGATAAGGATCGCTTTGGCGTCATTGTGGCTTCAGGTATCGGTGGGATTCAGGAAATTGAAGAGCAGGTTGTTCGCTTGCATGAAAAAGGTCCTAAACGTATCAAACCTTTGACCTTGCCAAAAGCCCTGCCAAATATGGGGGCAGGAAATGTAGCGATGCGCTTTGGAGCCAATGGTATCTGTAAGTCGGTCAATACAGCCTGTGCATCAGCAAACGATGCGATTGGTGAAGCTTTCCGCTCAATTAAATTTGGCTATCAAGATGTAATGCTGGTCGGTGGTTCAGAAGCTTCCATTACACCATTTGCGATTGCTGGTTTCCAAGCTCTGACTGCTCTTTCTACCACAGAAGATCCTAAGCGTGCTTCTATTCCGTTTGACAAGGACCGCAATGGTTTTGTCATGGGTGAAGGTTCTGGTATGCTGGTTCTGGAAAGTTTGGAACATGCTGAGAAACGCGGAGCGACTATCTTGGCTGAGGTGGTAGGATATGGTCATACTTGTGATGCTTACCATATGACTTCTCCGCATCCAGAAGGTTTGGGCGCTATCAAGGCGATCAAACAGGCGGTTGAAGAAGCTGAAATTGAGCCAAAAGATGTGGCTTATGTCAATGCTCACGGTACATCAACCCCTGCTAACGAAAAAGGCGAAAGCGGAGCCATTGTTTCTGTCTTTGGTAAAGATGTAGCGGTGTCTTCTACTAAATCCTTTACAGGACACTTGCTCGGTGCAGCAGGCGCGGTTGAGGCTATTGCAACGATTGAAGCAATGCGTCATAGCTATGTGCCAAAAACAGCTGGTACAACAGAGCTGCCAGACTATATTGAAGCCAACGTTATTTACGGTCAAGGTAAGGAACAGGAAATCCCTTATGCGATTTCCAATACATTTGGCTTTGGCGGCCACAATGCAGTTCTTGCCTTTAAACGCTGGGAGGCTTAAAAACCTATGAATATCAACGAAATTAAAGATTTAATGGCGCAGTTTGACCAGTCTAGTCTGCGTGAGTTTTCTTACAAAAATCAGAGCGATGAGCTGACTTTTAGTAAGAATGAAGGTCAGGCTCCAGTTCCAACAGCCAGTGCTGCTCCAATTGCTGCACCTTTGCAGGCTGCAAGTGCGCCTGTGATTGAGCCAACTCCTCAAGCAGCTCCGTCTGCAGAGCCAGAAATAGCTTCAGAAGCTCCGGCACCTGCTGCTGAAGGTGATGTTGTGGAAAGCCCTTTGGTTGGTGTGGCTTACTTAGCAGCTGGTCCAGACAAGCCGCCGTTTGTATCAGTTGGAGACCAAGTTAAAAAAGGTCAAACCCTGATGATTATTGAAGCAATGAAGGTCATGAATGAAGTTCCAGCACCGAAAGATGGTCTGGTTACAGAAATTCTAGTTCAGAATGAAGAAATGGTTGAATTTGGGAAAGGGCTGGTACGCATCAAATGATTGATATCAATGCAATAAAAGAAGCACTTCCGCACCGCTATCCGATGCTTTTGGTGGATCGCGTTTTGGAAGTTAGCGAAGATGAGATTGTTGCTCTGAAAAATGTGACAGTCAATGAGCCTT encodes:
- the fabG gene encoding 3-oxoacyl-[acyl-carrier-protein] reductase; translated protein: MELQNKNVLITGSARGIGLAIAHKFASVGANVILNGLSGISDDILAEFAGYSGKVVAVIGDVSKSADAQRIVEEAVAALGSVDVLVNNAGITRDKLMLKMTEEDFEQVLKVNLTGTFNMTQSVLKPMTKARQGAIINLSSVVGLAGNIGQANYAASKAGLIGFSKSVAREVAARNIRVNCIAPGFIASDMTDVLPEKIKEASLALIPMKRFGTPEEVADVALFLAGQEYLTGQVITIDGGFTMQ
- the fabD gene encoding ACP S-malonyltransferase, producing MTKRAFLFAGQGAQYLGMGRELYDQYELVRSTFDEASQVLGYDVRALIDQDEEKLNQTRYTQPAILTTSVAIYWLLADKGIEPDMVAGLSLGEYSALVAAGALDFKTAVGLVAKRGSFMEEAAPAGSGKMVAVLNAEVSLIEAVCQEASAIGVVSPANYNTPSQIVIGGEVAAVDKAVGLLKDAGVKRLIPLNVSGPFHTALLKPASERLAEVLETVKFSGFVRPLVGNTEATVMEKERVRELLTRQVMEPVRFYDSIAKMQEAGVTEFIEIGPGKVLSGFIKKIDKSADVRQVEDVESLNALLEK
- a CDS encoding enoyl-CoA hydratase, with translation MTFNGILYHVADEVATITFNRPEVSNGFNIPMCEEILEAIELAAKDESVKFLVINANGKVFSVGGDLAEMQRAVSDDDVQSLVKIAELVNDISFAMKRLPKPVIMSVDGPVAGAAANMVVAADFCIATEKSRFIQAFVGVGLAPDAGGLFLLTRAIGVTRATHLVMTGEALTAEKALDYGLLYKVCETEKLEKTTEQLLKKLKRGSLNSYRAMKEMVWKSLFSGWSEYAELELELQKSLAFTEDFKEGVRAYSEKRRPNFTGK
- a CDS encoding beta-ketoacyl-ACP synthase III; translated protein: MNYAKISQVAHYAPRQVVSNDDLAEIMDTSDEWISSRTGIKNRHLSSDETTSDLATKVAENLLQKSGISAQDLDFIIVATITPDSLMPSAAARVQANIGAKNAFAFDLTAACSGFIFALSTGEKFISSGRYQKGLVIGSETLSKTVDWSDRSTAVLFGDGAGGVLLESASEQHFLVESQFTDGSRGDSLTCGKIGLSSPFSEKSENQPYLTMDGRAIFDFAIRDVARSIRETIESSQLSAEDLDFLLLHQANIRILDKMAKKLGVAREKLPANMMEYGNTSAASIPILLSECVEQGLIKLNGNQTILMSGFGGGLTWGTLIVTI
- the accB gene encoding acetyl-CoA carboxylase biotin carboxyl carrier protein; this translates as MNINEIKDLMAQFDQSSLREFSYKNQSDELTFSKNEGQAPVPTASAAPIAAPLQAASAPVIEPTPQAAPSAEPEIASEAPAPAAEGDVVESPLVGVAYLAAGPDKPPFVSVGDQVKKGQTLMIIEAMKVMNEVPAPKDGLVTEILVQNEEMVEFGKGLVRIK
- a CDS encoding aspartate kinase, with the translated sequence MKVVKFGGSSLASATQLEKVLNIVKSDPERRFVVVSAPGKRHDDDIKVTDALIKYYREYIAGNDVTPNQQWIINRYADMVAELGLKPKVLEKISKSITSLATLPIEDNAFLYDTFLAAGENNNAKLIAAYFSQNGVPASYVHPREAGLVVSSEPGNARILPSSYDKIEELNNSDEVLVIPGFFGVTQDGQICTFSRGGSDITGSIIAAGVKADVYENFTDVDGIFAAHPGIVHKPHSIPELTYREMRELAYAGFTVLHDEALLPAYRGKIPLVIKNTNNPEHPGTQIVHKHSKDHLPVVGIAGDAGFVSINMSKYLMNREIGFGRRVLQILEDLNIGWEHMPTGIDDLSIILRERELTPIKEEEILRQLVQKAEVDHAEIEHDLSIIMIVGEKMKSHIGVTSTATKALSENNINIQMMSQGSSEVSIMFVVEKNQEKAAIRALYRAFFEPQTQE
- a CDS encoding acyl carrier protein, producing MAVFEKVQEIIVEELGKEPSEVTLESTFDDLEADSLDLFQVISEIEDAFDIQIETEEGLNTVGDLVAYVEEKTK
- the fabK gene encoding enoyl-[acyl-carrier-protein] reductase FabK, with the translated sequence MQTRITELLNIDYPIFQGGMAWVADGDLAGAVSKAGGLGIIGGGNAPKEVVKANIDKIKSLTDRPFGVNIMLLSPFADDIVDLVIEEGVKVVTTGAGNPSKHMARFHEAGITVIPVVPSVALAKRMEKIGADAVIAEGMEAGGHIGKLTTMSLVRQVAEAVSIPVIAAGGIADGSGAAAGFMLGAEAVQVGTRFVVAKESNAHQNYKNMILKARDIDTTISAQHFGHAVRAIKNKLTRDFEKAEKEAFKQENPDLTVFENLGAGALANAVVRGDVENGSVMSGQIAGLISKEETVEEILKDIYYGAAEKIQQEAKRWAGVTRND
- the fabF gene encoding beta-ketoacyl-ACP synthase II; this translates as MKLNRVVVTGYGLTSPIGNTPEEFWNNLKEGNIGIGPITKFDHSEYSVHNAAEIQDFPFDKYFVKKDTNRYDNYTLYAIYASQEAVNNAHLDVDALDKDRFGVIVASGIGGIQEIEEQVVRLHEKGPKRIKPLTLPKALPNMGAGNVAMRFGANGICKSVNTACASANDAIGEAFRSIKFGYQDVMLVGGSEASITPFAIAGFQALTALSTTEDPKRASIPFDKDRNGFVMGEGSGMLVLESLEHAEKRGATILAEVVGYGHTCDAYHMTSPHPEGLGAIKAIKQAVEEAEIEPKDVAYVNAHGTSTPANEKGESGAIVSVFGKDVAVSSTKSFTGHLLGAAGAVEAIATIEAMRHSYVPKTAGTTELPDYIEANVIYGQGKEQEIPYAISNTFGFGGHNAVLAFKRWEA
- the fabT gene encoding fatty acid biosynthesis transcriptional regulator FabT, giving the protein MNFQLVNDYLTSIFNNVLVIEESSLRSSRFNDVSIKEMHTIDVIGTTPNATPSDISRELMVTLGTVTTSLNNLERKGYIERRRSEVDRRVVHLNLTKNGRLLYRLHKRFHNRMVMQVVDGMSPEERQVMQKGLQNLYSFLEDLK